CCATGAAATCGCCCGAGATCAGCGTCATGACCAGCGGCAGGATGCGGTCGGCCTCCTTGCCCGCAAGCTCCGGAAACGACAGGCGGCCCAGCACCCCAACCGAGATGGGCAGAAAAAAGACCAGGGTGCAGACCGTCGGGTAGAGGAGCATCGTGCGGCCAAGCGCGCGTTCGCTGCGGGCCGTGAAAAACCGTTGGAAAAGCTGCGGAAACATGGGGTCACAGAAAAACCACAGGAGGATATAGCTGAACCAGATGCCCAGGGTGTAGCGGCCCTGGCCGCCCGGCCGGGAGAAAAGCTCCGGGTTGAGGGCCAGGACTTTTTGGTTGGCGGCCGCAAACCCGCCATGATGGTCCGCCACCAGGAAAAGCGAGACCAGCAGCAAGGCGAACATCAAAACCCCCTGGAAGAGGTCCGTCCAGGCCACCGCCCGCAGACCGCCGCGCAGCGTGTAAAGCAGGATGATCGCGGTGACCAGGGCGCAGCCGTAAAAATAGGGCAGGCCCACGAGCGCCTCCAGGGCATAGCCGGCCGCCATGGGCTGCAGGGCCAGGTAGGGAAGGGTGAACAGGATCATCACCACCGCCGTGATCACCCGCACCACGCGGCTGTCGTGGAGGGCACCCAGCAGTTCGGGCGGGGTGACCAGGCCGCGCTCCCGGCCCACCTGCCAGATCTTGCGTCCGACAATCCAGAAGGTCAGGGCCATGAATCCGGTCCCGAAACCCATGATCGGGAAAAAGGCGTAGCCGTCCCGGTAGCCGGCGCCCGAAGTACCGAATACCGTGAATGCCGAAAAATTGGTGGCCACCATCGTTCCCAGCAGCACCACCGTGCCCAGCCGGCGATCCGCCAGAAAATAGGTCACCGGCGACGAGCGCCAGCGGGTGCGAGCCACCAGCCCGATGATCAGAACTGCCAGGAAATAGGCGATCAGAACCCCGATACGAACCGCCATCTGCTCTCCTTTCGGACCCTCTACGTCCGGCCGGCGGCGGACCGCCGGGCGCCGCAATAAAAAAAGCCATCCCGTTCAGGTCGGGATGGCTTCCGGCGCCCCTGGAAGTCAAGGGCGCAAAAAACCTGACATAACCTTGCCGCAGACCGCCCCCTGGCGGCCGTTACATGTCTTATAGCCCCCGGTTCCGGGGCCTGTCAAGCAGACGTTCTGCAACTATCCCGGGATATTGTTTTTTTGGGGCTTGACAGGCCGCCCGGCATCGGTCATCAAGACCCATTCCCCGCCCCGGGGTCCCGCGTCCAGCGGCTTTCGGCAACCCCTGTCCAAGGAGCGCAGCAGCCCCCATGAAACAGCGACTCAGCAGCACCCTTTTCGATCTGCCGGTGCAGGAACTGCGCCGCGGCTACCGCAGCGACATCTATTTCTGGCGCGAAAAGATGAGCCTTGAAAAGCACAACCTGCACCCCCAGGTCACCATGCAGGTATTTCAGAAGAAGGATGCCGTCCTGTGCGGCATCGACGAGGCGATCGCCGTCTTAAAGCTGGCCTCCGGCCATTACACCGATCATGACCGCGCCTGCAAGCTCTTCGACCGTCTGATCGAGCTCAAGCGCAAGGCCAGGGGTCATTTTCTCAGCAACCGGCAGACCTATCTGCAAATCCTGGAGCAAAAGCTCGAGATTGCCCAGCAGCTCGACAGCCTCTGGGTGGAGGGCTTCAGCCAGCTTAAAATCGACGCCCTTTACGACGGCGACCCCATCGCCCCGCTGGAAACCGTGATGCACATCAGCGGCGACGCCAGCCTCTTCGCTCACCTGGAAACCATCTACCTGGGGGTTCTCGCCCGGCGCACCAAGGTCGCCACCAACGTGCGCAATGTCGTCAACGCCGCCAACGGCAAGATCGTTCTTTATTTCCCGGCGCGCTTCGACCACTGGGCGGTTCAGGGCGGCGACGGCTACGCGGCCCATATCGGCGGGGTTGCCGGGGTCTCCACCACCGCCCAGGGCGAGTGGTGGGGCGCCAGCGCCTCCGGCACCGTTCCCCACGCCCTGATTGCCGCCCTGAACGGCGACACCCTCCAGGCGGTCAAAATTTTCAGCGCCACCTACCCCGACACCAACCTGGTGGCCCTGGTGGATTTCGACAACGATTGCGTCGGCACCGCCCTGCGATGCGCCGATGCCTTGGGCGACAAATTGTGGGGGGTGCGCCTGGACACCTCCGAGAACATGGTGGACAGGTCCATCGTGCCCATCATGGGCAGCTTCAAACCCAACGGGGTTGTCCCGGAACTGGTCTGCATGACCCGCAAGGCCCTGGACAAGGCCGGCTATCAGCACGTCAAAATCGTGGTTTCCGGGGGGTTCACACCGGAGAAGATCGCGAAATTCGAAGCGCTCGGGGTGCCCGTGGACAGCTACGGGGTGGGCAGCTGCCTGCTGGGCGGGGCCTACGATTTCACCGCCGACATCGTTCAGCTGGACGGCCGCCCCTGCGCCAAGGCCGGGCGCGGTTATCGGCCCAATCCGCGCCTGGGCGGTGTCGGGGAGGGGTGAAAAAGGGGGTGGACTAGGTTTTGAACATATGTTAATAACCATCCCATGTGTGCCATGACGCAAGGCGTTGGCATGCGTCTTCCTTGGCCACTGTCGGTCAAGGCAACATACGCAGAAAAAGGAGACCCCAGATGAAACCGAAAGACAAATTGGTCATCATCGGATGCGGGGGCGTGGGCGGGCCGGCCTCCATGCTCTCCAAGAAACTCATGCCAGAGGTGGAGGTCACCAACATCCGGGATGAGAAATGTTTCATTGTGCGCTGAGCGCTGCCCCACGTTGTGGCCGGTCTGGTCACGGGCGAATCGATTGTGAATCCGGATGCCAAGCTGGCGGATGCCGGGGTGAAGGTCGTGGTCGACCGCGTAACCCGGGTGGATCCTCAGGCAAAGAAGGTCTTCGTGGCGGGCGGGGACGAATACGCCTACGACAAGCTGATCCTGAGCACCGGTTCCAGCCCCATCTTGCCGCCGTTACCCGGCAAGGACCTGGAGGGGGTGTTCATGCTGCGCTCCCTGCAGCATGCCGAGGACATCTGCCAATTCCTGAGCACCCATGCGCCCCGCAAGTTGACCTTCGTCGGCGCCGGCTTCATCAGCCTGGAGGTGGCGGTCCTGCTCAAACAGGCCAACCCGGATTACGAGATCACCATCGTGGAGCTTCTCCAGCATCCCCTGGCCACCATGCTGGACGCCGAGCTGTGCCAGCGGGTGGAAAAATATCTGACCGAAAAAGGGTTCCAGCTCCAAATGGGGAAGAAGGTGGTCGGCATCCAGGGCAACGGCCGGGTGTCGTCCGTCACGCTGGATTCGGGGGAAGAGATCGCCGCCGACATGGTCTTCATGAACGTCGGTGCGGCACCCAACCTGGAGCTGGCCAGGGAGATGGGGCTGGAGATCGGCCGCTTCGGGGTCAAGGTCAACGAGTTTTTGGAAACCTCCGACCCCGACATTCTGGCGGCCGGAGACTGTGCCGACAACAAGCACTTCGTCACCGGAACCTCCAACCCCGGCGCCCTGCGGGGCCCCGCGGTGATCATGGGCAGGCTGGCGGCCAAACGCCTGGCGGGCTATGAGATCCCGTTTCCGGGGCTGCTGAATGCGGCGGCCTGCAACCTGATCGATTGGAACGTGGCTGCCACCGGCCTGACAGAAGCCCAAGCCCAGCACGAGGGGATCGAAACGGTGAGCGCCACGGTGGATTCCCGGAGCAAGCACGGGATGATACCGGGCATGACGCCCTGGACCCTGAAGCTGGTTTTCGACCGCAACCGGCGGACCCTCATCGGCGGGCAGATCCTGAGCCGGGAAATAGCGCCGGTCAAGGAGATCGACGCCGTCAGTGCGCTGATTCTGGGGCGCAAGACGGTCGAAGACATCACCGTTTTCGTCACGGCGGGCAATCCGGACATCTCCTCGGAGCCCAGCCTGGAGCCCCTGACCATCGCCGCGGAGCAGTGCTTGCAGAAGATGGGCCGCCGGCAGGGCGTCTGATAACCGGTCCAGGCGGGGTCTCGGGCCTTTACGCACCGGGTGTCCGTTTGCAATTTTAGCGGCGCCTCCGGTGGGGGGGTGCCTTTGCCACCCCGCCCCAAAAAAACGACCGGCAGCCGGAGTTCTTTTCTTGAACTCCGGCTGCCGGCCGTTTTTTTTTGGCACCGGCATCCGTGGCCGACACGATT
This window of the Desulfobacteraceae bacterium genome carries:
- a CDS encoding sodium:solute symporter family protein translates to MAVRIGVLIAYFLAVLIIGLVARTRWRSSPVTYFLADRRLGTVVLLGTMVATNFSAFTVFGTSGAGYRDGYAFFPIMGFGTGFMALTFWIVGRKIWQVGRERGLVTPPELLGALHDSRVVRVITAVVMILFTLPYLALQPMAAGYALEALVGLPYFYGCALVTAIILLYTLRGGLRAVAWTDLFQGVLMFALLLVSLFLVADHHGGFAAANQKVLALNPELFSRPGGQGRYTLGIWFSYILLWFFCDPMFPQLFQRFFTARSERALGRTMLLYPTVCTLVFFLPISVGVLGRLSFPELAGKEADRILPLVMTLISGDFMAALVIAAGLAALMSTMDSQLLTLSAICTRDLAPPTRPPHGEGETSLAGRIAVVILSLAGLALAYKPPATILQIATQTFTGLAVLFPSVLFGLYLRRVFAPAAIASIVAGEAAVVCFYFEWLPSPAFLPVVWVMLVSFGVYLAVHAVLHGRPWALASGMPPWLRDPCVYLQAGIFILAMDFWAWGRVHPVVLGVPAWIGYFIGLSGLQTVVMRHMLRRPQQVAERCATPPQGTPAS
- a CDS encoding FAD-dependent oxidoreductase encodes the protein MNPDAKLADAGVKVVVDRVTRVDPQAKKVFVAGGDEYAYDKLILSTGSSPILPPLPGKDLEGVFMLRSLQHAEDICQFLSTHAPRKLTFVGAGFISLEVAVLLKQANPDYEITIVELLQHPLATMLDAELCQRVEKYLTEKGFQLQMGKKVVGIQGNGRVSSVTLDSGEEIAADMVFMNVGAAPNLELAREMGLEIGRFGVKVNEFLETSDPDILAAGDCADNKHFVTGTSNPGALRGPAVIMGRLAAKRLAGYEIPFPGLLNAAACNLIDWNVAATGLTEAQAQHEGIETVSATVDSRSKHGMIPGMTPWTLKLVFDRNRRTLIGGQILSREIAPVKEIDAVSALILGRKTVEDITVFVTAGNPDISSEPSLEPLTIAAEQCLQKMGRRQGV